The DNA segment AATAAAACCACGCCCATAAGGGTGATATACCTTTCGTGCACCCATTTCTTACATAAAACAAGTCTACAGCGTCTACACTAATATAATAATTTTCAGGAATTTAATTTTTATGATAATGAAAATCAACTCCATAAAGTTCATTTAAAACATCCATCACATGCGCTATGTCATACCTATCAAAGGTAGAGCTAATTACATGATTCTCCACATCAAGACCTTCAGGTATTTCTATGGTCACATCATACACTTCTTCAATCAAGACGATTGCTTCCGCCAACTTATCCCGTTTAAATACGAACTTCTTTGTTTTCCAGGCCATATAATTATCATTATCCACCTGCATCTTAACCAACGAATGATCCTTCACATTAAATACGGCCCTATCTCCGGCACGCAACACCACCTGATTATTCACATTCAACAGAGAGCTCACCTCCACCTCTCCAGAATTCACACTTACCTCTGTGTACAGAGCATCCGCAAAAGCCTTCACATTAAAAGAGGTTCCCACCACCTTAATCTGAATTTGACTGGTATGGATAACAAACGGACGAGTTGTATCTGCGGCCACATGAAAAAAAGCTTCGCCATATAATGAAACCGACCTATCATCTTTACCAAATGACTGCAGATACTCGATACTACTATTTCTATTTAAATCGATGACAGAGCCATCGTTCAAACTAATTATCTCAATCGCCTCATCACTCTTCGCTGTAATAAGCTTACTATTACCCACATCATTTGAAAACGGATTGACAAACAAGATAAGCAACGCAATCACACAGGCCACCGCAGCCCCATAAGCGGCATACACCAGATGAACATAACGCTTCTGCTTACCCAGGGTTTTAGCCCTTACATCATCCCATGCTTTATGAAGATCTACGCTATTGCCCACCAATGTATGGTCCACCATATGCAGATTGTCGGATATCTGACGCCACTCATTTCTATGACTTCCTTCCTCCATCCACTTTTCAAAGTCTCTCACTTCGTCTTGCGATGCTTCTCCCGAATACACCTTAGCCGCCAAATCCCAATTTATATGTAGCTTATCATTCATCATTATTGCTTTATCGCGCATATTAAACCATTAAAACACCCATAGACAACACTATATTTAGCATCTAATTCATCAGTTATCAACATAATACACTTGCTTTTTCAAGTCTAACAAGTGCACTCTCAAAAACTTCAGCGCTTTCCCCATCTGCACTTCAACTGTTTTAGGAGAAATACTCAACTTTTCTGCTATTTCACGATACTTCAGACCTTCCAACCTGTTTAATTTAAAAATCCTTCTACGTTGTTCCGGTAATAACTCTATCACCTGAGCAATATGTTCCATGACACCCGAGTCGGAATAGTTCACCATCTCCACCACATCCTCCATACAGACCGTATTTTTAAAGTCTCTTTCATGCTGCACTCTTTTTAACTCATTATGACAGCTGTTTCTCACTGCAATTATTAAATAAGATTTTACAGCGGTAATTTCATATTGCCTTCGCTTTTCCCACAACTTCACAAATACATTCTGCACAATACTCTCTGCCATATCCAGATCATGAACAAGGGTATTTGCAAATGCAGTAAGACTGACATAGTATTGCTTAAACAACTGTTCATACGCTTTCTCGTCACCTTCCTTAATCCGGTTAAAAAGCCTTTGATCGTTATTTTGAGTAGTAGACTGACGCATGCAAGAATAAACCTTTATAATAAGACAAAGGAAACACTCGTTTACCCCTATCCTACAAAATAAATATTGCTGAACGCCTCTTAATTTACGCTTTTTTACGGCAATTGAAAAGTAACAATAACAGCGGCATGATCAGAGGGGAATAGTGCAGTTGTGCTATCGATTACGGCTGCCCCTGTAGCTTTAAGCCTGGCACCTTTGTAGAAAATAAAATCAATGCGATCACTATAGCCTTCCTTAAAAATAGGAGAATAAGTATTCCCCAGGACAGCAGATTCATCGGGCCACATCTCACGAAAAGCATCAATAAAGCCTTCCTGTTCCATTTTTTGAGTAGAAGGAAAAGGAAGCACCTTATTAAATTTATTCTGCTTATTACTTTCAGTCCAATCCAAGTGTGAACCACTATTAAAATCGCCTGCCAATATTAAAGGACTGGAATTAAACTCATTATTCAACTGTCCCAATTCACTTAAAATAAAGCGGACTTCATTTCCACGGGTAGAGTTCTCCAGGTGAAGTATAGTATCGGTACTTATACTTTCATTCATCAAGAGGCCTTTAATATTAGGTTTAAAACTTAGCCAAACAGGGCAAACCACCAAGTGTTTGTTTTCACTCAACAAGACCTCAATACCGCCTGCATTAATAGCTTTAAAAATATTAAAACTTTTCCCCAGCGGATATCTACTCAAGAGGCACAGGTTACGACTTCTTCTATAAAAATAAAAATCCAATTTATCGGCCAAATATTCTCCGGACCCAAACTCTTCCTGAAGCGCAATGATATCGGCTCCATTCTCTCGAATACAGCCTGCTATTTTATCCAACCCAACCGTTTTCCCCTGCTGTCTGCCTCCATTCCAAATATTCCAGGTCATTACTTTTATGAAATCTCCTGCCTCATCAGGCATGCCTAAACGTTCCTTTTTAATAAAAGAATAGGCTTCTGCAAACTGTTCATCCGTCAGTTTTTGCGACCATATCCCTACTTCATCAATCATCCCATTAAAAGTATCCATGGTATAATCTACCGAACCTGCATTACATCCGATGTGCAGGTTATAATCGGCATCAAAGCCCTGAATACCATCTAAACTCAACACCCCCACAAGCTTACCATCAAAATAAGTACGAGCCACCTGTTCATTCTTATCCATCATAAACCCCAGCTGGTGCCACTTTCCATCATTAATACGCTGACGAACAGGTGTTGCCGTAAATTTATGTAACTGAAAACCATCCGAAACATCCAACTGCCAGGCCCCCGTTACAGTTGTTGAAACAGCCCAACCTCTCTCGGTAGCTATTCCAATACTCTTATTTCCTATAATACCATATACTTCATGATCATCCTCTTGCATCTTCACCCACACCATCACTGAAAAGGCGTTTTGCTGCTGCGGAATAAACTCTCCTTTGGTTTCAATGACAATTGGTTTTCGATGAAACGAAGTCTGCGTTAAATCCAAACACGAATCCTTTAATCCTCTATCATAAGACATCTCCTGATTGCCATATATACGAAAGGGTTCAATACCCGAAGAGGTATTATCTCCATTAAAATCAAAATACAGTAAGGGAACAGAGGGAATCTTTTCTGTGGAATGAAAGAAATGGCACGAAGTGATTAGCAAGGCACTAAATGCGAATGCAATATATTTATGCGATTTGTTCATAAATCAAAATGAGTACTAGGTACATGTTTAACTTGTTCGAAAAAAACACTCATAAGGTTACGTATTTACGAACGTATTTTGCCTAAAAAACAAAATATTAACATAGTATCATCTCCCAACTTAATCTTCACAACACCGGTTTAAATCATTTAAATCACACCCTAAATATTGAACAAATAAAATTAATTACCTAATTTCAAAAGTTTAATTTTGCCTACCAATAGCTCTACAAAACTCGCCATAACAATCATTTCATGATGGCTCGTTTCCGCTCGGCTATTGAAGGTATATTTTTACATCATCTAAAAAACCCATTATCATGAAAAAATTATTAATTACCGTCTTGGTTGTCACCATCGTTGCCCTTGGATCGGCAGCCATATGGCTTTCTTCACTCGAAAGCACCTATGACGTTCAGCGCTCTATCATTGTCAACACCTCCCAGGACAAAGTTTTTCCTTTAGTGCAGGATTTTAACCAATGGACTGCGTGGTCGCCTTGGTTATCTATGGAGCCGGATGCCAAAGTAGAAATAACCGGCAGTGGCAAAAGCATAAACGACACCTACAGCTGGATAGGAGAACTAGTTGGAGAAGGCAGTATCAGCCATACTAAAATAGAACAAGGCCTAGCTATTGAACAAGAGATTTTATTTAAGGCCCCCATGGAGTCACGCTCCTCTGTCTACTGGCAATTCAACACTATCAACGATTCTACAACCAATATAACATGGGGAATGAAAGGTGAGATGCCATTCTACCTACGCTTTATGACTCAGATGATGGACACTTGGATCGGCATGGACTATGAACGAGGACTCAAGATGATCAAAGAATTAGCTGAAAAAGGATATGTGGCCTCTAAAGTGGAGATAGTAGGTATCGTAGACGCACCCGCCATCCATTACATGGGAGAAAAAGTAGCCTGTACCATGGATGATGTTGAATCTAATATGAAATCTTCATTCACTAAACTAAACCACTATATTATGAACCATTCCATGGATCACGAAAGAGCATTATCGGTTTACCACGTGTTCGATTATATAAAAGGAAAGGTAGAATATTCAGCCGCTATACCCATCAAAGAGGGTTTTGAAGCTGAGGCTCCATTTTATACTGGAGATATTGCTGCAAGCAAAGCATTAAAAATAAAATTTACGGGCGATTATCAACACATTGGCAATGCATGGGCTGCTGGTATGACCTATACTAGAACCCACAAAATCAAAGAAAACAAAGATATTCCACCCTACGAAATCTATTTAAACAAACCCCAAGATGAACCTGACCCACGAAAATGGGTGACCGAAGTCTATATGCCCATAAAATAAAAATGATCCTTGCATCCTGTTCTGTTAACATTTTAAAGCCACACCAAAAACGAACTTACACCAGCAGCCTCATCATTAAAGTTGCTTCCTTAATACTTTAGGGATGGTTAAACAAAGTGCGGCTTTTTAATGTTTCAACAAAAAATAAATAATCCATGACAAGAAAAAGAAAAGAACTATTCCCTCATACCATTACTTCAGTCAATGAGATCACCCCCGGCTATTTCACAGTTGCATTTAAACGTCAATTTGACTTTATTCCAGGTCAGGTAGTAGCTGTTTCATTCAACAACCAGGATGACCCCCGTTTATACAGCATTGCAGGAGGCAACCAAAACGACACCATGCGCATTCTATTTGATGTGTATCCAAACGGACTTCTCACCCCGCTATTATCCACTGCCCAAGTAGGTGATGAAATACTGGTTTCTGAACCCTTTGGAAAATTCACTCCTTCAACCAGTGAAGAATGGTGGATCGCCACCGGAACAGGCATCGCCCCCTTTGTGTCAATGCTCGAATCAGGAATAAAATCACCGCAAAAATTCCTCCACGGCTCCAGAACCTTGAATCATTTTTTGTTTCAAGATCTGTTCAAAGAAAAACTAAAAGACAACTATCTGCGTTTTTGCACCAAAGAAACCGGCCCAGAAATTATACAAGGAAGACTCACCCATTGGCTTAAAGAACAAGATGAGTTACCCAAAAACTTTAAGTACTACCTTTGTGGCAACCCGGACATGGTAGTAGAGGTTCGCGACATTATTTTAAGCAAAGGAGTGGAATTTGAAAACATCATGGCCGAAATATACTTTTAACAGGAGGCAAAAAATCACGTATTAACATAAAGATCTATAAACTCCTGAGGAATGGGCACTGGTCTATTTTTAGCTTCATTGATCATCACAACCAGCGTATACCCAACAGCATATACCTGGTTGCTATCTTTATTCTTAAATGTATAGGTCACTTCAAATTGAACGGGTCGTTTCAGGGTAAATACCATTTCACATATGACGCGATCCCCAAGGCGCATCGGATTTTTATACTTACATGAGGTCTCAGAAATCACAAAGGTCAAACCCTGCTCTTTACAACCCAAAAATTCATCCATCAACAATTCTGTACGTGCATTTTCCATATAAGTAAAGTACACGGAATTGTTAACATGGTGGTTCATGTCTATATCGAAAAACCTAATATTGATAGGCTGAGTAAAAATTTTCATAACCCTATTACTTTTATAAAGCACATTTAACCCGGATAATGTATCAAAAGTTTAATTGGTTATATACCATAACCCCCCAACAAAGTAAGTATAAAAATAAAAGAAATACTACCTTTGTCGACATAATGATATGTATTATTGATAAGTGATGATCATGGAAAAAGAAGCATTATTCGGAAAAACATTAGAAGAACTGAAGACAGTTGTAAAAGAACATGGATTTCCGGCATTTACCGCAAAACAAATTGCAGACTGGCTATATAAAAAAAAGGTAAGCACAATAGACGACATGCTCAATCTTTCCAAAAAGAACCGAGAGATACTCAATGAGAAATACCAAATCGGTCTCAGTCCCTTTGATAATGTACAGGAATCGGTGGATGGCACTAAAAAATATCTTTTCCAGACCAGCACCCGACAATTTATTGAGGCAGCCTATATCCCTTCTGAAAATAGAAAAACATTATGTGTAAGCTCACAAGTGGGATGTAAAATGGGATGTCTGTTCTGCATGACTGGAAAGCAAGGTTTTCAGAAAAACCTAAGTGCAGGTGAGATACTCAATCAAATGGTAAGCATAAGCGAATGCGATGAATTAACCAACCTGGTTTATATGGGCATGGGTGAACCTATGGACAACATTATTGAAGTACTCAAAAGCCTGGAGATCATCACCTCCGAATGGGGTTTCGCATGGAGTCCTCGCAGAATAAATGTATCAACCATTGGTGTGGTACCTGCCATGCGACGCTTTATTGAAGAAAGCGAATGCCACCTGGCCATCAGTATGCATAGTCCATTCAACGATCAACGAAAAGAACTGATGCCCATTGAAAATGTATACCCCATTGAAGCTGTTATTGAAACATTAAAAGAATACGACTTCGGCAGACAAAGAAGAATATCATTCGAGTACATCATGTTTGAGGGTGTGAACGACACTAAAGAACACGCCAACGAACTAGTCCGATTGGTTGATGGACTAAAATCCAGGGTCAACCTGATTAAATTCCATCCCATACCAGACACCCCACTCACAGGCTCCCAACACAATACCATGGAAGCTTTTAAAAATATTTTGGAGAAAAAAGGCGTTATCACCACCATACGCAAATCCAGAGGAGAAGACATCTATGCAGCTTGTGGATTGCTCAGCACCAAGAAGTTACTCAAAGAAGATTTGGAAAAAGATTTTTAAAACTGGCTATTGACATTTTTTAAACTTTCAAGTAAATTGGATAAATGTTTAATCAAACAAATTGCTTGATATGTTAAAACTGATCTTATGTGGAAACGTTGGCAACGATGCCACAGTAAAAGAAACAGGAAACGGGAAAGTGGTCAACTTTAATGTAGCCGTTTCCAAAAACTACAAAAATTCCAAAGGCGAAAAGGTTGAAAAAACAGAATGGATAAGAGCCGCCATATGGCGCGGCAAAGATTCTGACATTAAATTTGCCGAATACATTAAGAAAGGCAAAAAAATCCTCATCGAAGGAGAACCGCACAGCTCTGGTTACCAAAACAAAGATGGCGAAGTACAATCTGGTTTAGAAGTAACCGTCAAGGAATTTGAGTTTTTAAACTAAATAACCAAGAACTTATTAACATTAAAACCGACATATATGGTCGGTTTTTTTATTTTTGTGTCATCTATTCTTTAAAATCATTCAAGATGAGGACACAACACAATACACTGGTAAAACGGCTCCTTTTTATCTCAACATTGCTATTAACTGTAGCCTGTGGACCTACACCACAAGAAATAGCACAGCAGAAATTTAAAAGAGCCCACGAACTGTTTTCTCAGGAACAATTTAACGATGCTAAAATCGTTCTAGATTCCATTATCTCCGAATTCCCCAAAGAAATAGAGTTTGTAGCCCGCGCTGAAGATCTCATGAGGACCATTAAAATTGGAGAACAGGAACGAAACCTGACATTTCTGGACAGTGCCATCAGCAAAAAAGAAAAAGAACTAAAAGCATTGATGAAAAACTTTATTGTGAGTAACGACTATGGTAAGAAAGAAATACTCATACACAAACGACAAAAACCTCAAAACTCATACAGCAGAACATATCTGCGAGCCCACCTGGATATGAAAGGTAATTTTTATATATCCAGTAGATATTCCGGAAACAGCTATATACATCACAATAAAATAAAAGTTTACAACAAAGGACAATCTGTTACCAGTGAAAAAATACCGGAAGGCGCTTTTGACAACATACAGTTTGAAGACCAAGGAACCTATTGGGAAGTGGTGAACTACAAAAATGGAGCTGACAACGGTATCATAGATTTTATTGCCCAAAACGTAAACAAACCATTAAAAGTACAGTTTATGGGCAAAAAAAATTATTACATCGTGATGGAAAAATTTGATAAAGAAGCCATTGCCGACGGATATGAAATATCTTTTGTACTTAAAGATATTGCCCGTATAAAAAAGGAAATAGATAATGTGAAAAAAGAACTCAATAGATTGAAATAAGATTTTTTTTAATTGCTTACAAGGCCAGCAATGTAAATTGCCACGCAAATATTTTATTGAATACGACAATGAAAATAGGTTTGCTTTTATAAGCTAGCTACAACCCTATCAATAAAAATACCAATACGAGTAATACGGTATGTTTTTTATGCAGATTTTGTACCCAATTTTTGGTTAGCAATTTATTCTTTTCACTTGCCGAAACAAAAGTTTCGGCGACAATATTAAACGAGCTATCCCAAAATTTTACTGATAAAAATTTAAGATATTGGTTTGGTCCAAATATGAATTTCCTGATTCTAAGAATACTTCTACTTTAAATATAACACTTTTAGGAATAGATTCATACTTTACTAGTTCTATCTGAAATCCGTCATGCCACTCTTCTCGTTGAGCAAAGAAGTCATCCAATGAGATTAGTTCATTTGTGTAATTGTAAATTTGAAAAAGGTCGGTTACATTCGTTTCTACTTGACTATTTGGAATAATCATAAAAATCTCCATATGATTAATAGGGTCTGAATATAAATAATCAGGTTCAATACAGTCACATTGAAATGCCATTGCTGAAGTAAATCCAAGATTAATATGATTTGCGTATTGCCTAGATTCAAAATCTACCTGCACGCCAAGACCAAAGGCATTTTTATAAACTGTATCAACAACAATTTCCGGATAAAATCCTGAATTATCATAAGGTATAACTGTTACACCAGTATAAATATTCTCATAAGTATGTGGATCGCCACAATCACAACAGGAAATAATTACCTGTAATAAAAATCCCGTAACTAGAATTATTAACACTTTGTTTCTCATAGGTCTTTTTTATATTAAAACATAGAGAAGAGCCTGATAACTCACTCCTATCATTATTTTCAAAAGTAACAATAATAAGCAAACAATCGGCGCCCCCTTCATCAAACCGTACGTGAAGTTCTATTCGTCGTAAATAAACATTATTTATATTTTATTTAAAAAAAATACCCCGAGACTCAAAAGTGAATATCGGGATGTTTTTAAATAAAGTTTAGTAGAAAAGGAAACTTAGTTAAGCTCCATTCTAAATACATTCGCAATATCGTCCATTTCTGCATCAGGAACGGTTAACTCAAAGTTGATATCTCCAAAGCCCCATTTACACTCCGTATCTGATCCCATAAGTGTAATTTTTTTAATGCCGGCTTCTGGATAATATTTGTGTACGCCTAATTCTTTTGTTGAAATTACGCTTCCTGGCTTAGGTTCTCCAAGTACAAAAAGATATAAGAACTTTCCGTCTTTCGATTGTAAAAAACGAGCATCTTTTGCTGTGTATTTTTGAGTTGCCGATTGACCACCGTGTTTTCCTTCTTCTACCTTTGAATTACCAAATCCTTTAATCAAATAAGGACGTGTTTCATACACCGCTTCAGCGTATTTTTTCATCCACTCACCTATTCTTTTTAGGGTGCTTCTTTGTTCTTGATTGATAACACCATCAGCGGTTGGCGAAACATTTAACAGTACCACACCGTTTTTGCTCCATACATCAATCATGTTTCTAACCACCATCTTAGGTGTTTTGTAGGTTTGTCCTTCTATATAGCTCCACGATTTGTTACTTAATGTAATATCGGTTAACCAAACAGATTCCGATAAGTCTTTTTTACCACCTTGTTCAATGTCTAATACACCAACCGATTTAGGCAGGGCTGCTTGTTTGTAAGCGATAATCACATCTTGATTTTTCTTTTTGGCCTCGTTAAGATAATAGGCTGCAAATTTTTGACGGTATTCTAATGGAATCATTCTTAACCATACATCAAACCAAATAATGTCGGGAGAGTATTGGTCGATAACCTCTTTTAGTTGCGCAAACCAATACTCGTTAAATTCTCCTGCAGGAATATTGCCATACATTTTTGCAATTTCTTTATCGGTTGAAGCAGTTGCTGTTCCTGGAACATGGGCAAAATGGCTGTGATAAGTGTCAAATTTATCCGGATCTCCGCCATGACGTTGTAAGTTACGCGCATGATGAAAGGTGGAAATGAACTTCATGTTACGGTCTTTTATCGCTTTTGCCATCAGTCCAGTTATATCTTTATGTGGTCCTTTATCTACCGAGTTCCAAGGATTTACCTCACTATCCCACATCGCAAAACCATCGTGATGTTGTGAACAAGGGCCTGCAAATTTAGCTCCGGCATCCATAAATAGTTGAGCCCAATCTTCAGCATCAAATTTCGAACCTTTAAACATTGGGACAAAATCGTGGTAGTTAAATTCGGATAGTGGCCCATACGTTTTAATGTGATAATCTTTTACTTTTCCATCTCTGTACATATGGTATGGATACCATTCTGAAGAATACGCGGGCACCGAATACACGCCCCAATGAAAGTAAATACCGAATTTAGCATCAGAAAACCATTCTGGTGCTTCGTTATGAGCTGAAAGTGACTCCCAGTTTTCTTGGTATTTGGTATCTGTCTTTTTTCCTTCTTCTTCTTTCTGCTCCTGTGGTTGCGTACCGCATGATGCCAGTACTAAACCAATAAGTAATAGTGATAATAGTGGTTTCATTTTACCTTATTTTGATTTAGATTTTTTTATAGCTGGTGATAAGATGAAAATAATTATTTATTTATTGGCCTTAGGGTTCCTTTTAAGCAGAAAAGGGGTGACGAATGAAATACCCCCTACATTAGTGTGTTTTTATGGTTATCATGATGTTTGGGTGATGGTATGGGTAATGTCTGTCCATAAAGTTGGGTGTTTAAATGGGGATTACTCATTTATTGAGAATTACGAAATATGGTGATGGAAAAATTTGAGTAGTAAGACGTCGCAGAT comes from the Saccharicrinis fermentans DSM 9555 = JCM 21142 genome and includes:
- a CDS encoding single-stranded DNA-binding protein, with amino-acid sequence MLKLILCGNVGNDATVKETGNGKVVNFNVAVSKNYKNSKGEKVEKTEWIRAAIWRGKDSDIKFAEYIKKGKKILIEGEPHSSGYQNKDGEVQSGLEVTVKEFEFLN
- a CDS encoding SRPBCC family protein, which encodes MKKLLITVLVVTIVALGSAAIWLSSLESTYDVQRSIIVNTSQDKVFPLVQDFNQWTAWSPWLSMEPDAKVEITGSGKSINDTYSWIGELVGEGSISHTKIEQGLAIEQEILFKAPMESRSSVYWQFNTINDSTTNITWGMKGEMPFYLRFMTQMMDTWIGMDYERGLKMIKELAEKGYVASKVEIVGIVDAPAIHYMGEKVACTMDDVESNMKSSFTKLNHYIMNHSMDHERALSVYHVFDYIKGKVEYSAAIPIKEGFEAEAPFYTGDIAASKALKIKFTGDYQHIGNAWAAGMTYTRTHKIKENKDIPPYEIYLNKPQDEPDPRKWVTEVYMPIK
- the rlmN gene encoding 23S rRNA (adenine(2503)-C(2))-methyltransferase RlmN, with the protein product MEKEALFGKTLEELKTVVKEHGFPAFTAKQIADWLYKKKVSTIDDMLNLSKKNREILNEKYQIGLSPFDNVQESVDGTKKYLFQTSTRQFIEAAYIPSENRKTLCVSSQVGCKMGCLFCMTGKQGFQKNLSAGEILNQMVSISECDELTNLVYMGMGEPMDNIIEVLKSLEIITSEWGFAWSPRRINVSTIGVVPAMRRFIEESECHLAISMHSPFNDQRKELMPIENVYPIEAVIETLKEYDFGRQRRISFEYIMFEGVNDTKEHANELVRLVDGLKSRVNLIKFHPIPDTPLTGSQHNTMEAFKNILEKKGVITTIRKSRGEDIYAACGLLSTKKLLKEDLEKDF
- a CDS encoding ferredoxin--NADP reductase, with protein sequence MTRKRKELFPHTITSVNEITPGYFTVAFKRQFDFIPGQVVAVSFNNQDDPRLYSIAGGNQNDTMRILFDVYPNGLLTPLLSTAQVGDEILVSEPFGKFTPSTSEEWWIATGTGIAPFVSMLESGIKSPQKFLHGSRTLNHFLFQDLFKEKLKDNYLRFCTKETGPEIIQGRLTHWLKEQDELPKNFKYYLCGNPDMVVEVRDIILSKGVEFENIMAEIYF
- a CDS encoding RNA polymerase sigma-70 factor → MRQSTTQNNDQRLFNRIKEGDEKAYEQLFKQYYVSLTAFANTLVHDLDMAESIVQNVFVKLWEKRRQYEITAVKSYLIIAVRNSCHNELKRVQHERDFKNTVCMEDVVEMVNYSDSGVMEHIAQVIELLPEQRRRIFKLNRLEGLKYREIAEKLSISPKTVEVQMGKALKFLRVHLLDLKKQVYYVDN
- a CDS encoding alpha-L-fucosidase, with amino-acid sequence MKPLLSLLLIGLVLASCGTQPQEQKEEEGKKTDTKYQENWESLSAHNEAPEWFSDAKFGIYFHWGVYSVPAYSSEWYPYHMYRDGKVKDYHIKTYGPLSEFNYHDFVPMFKGSKFDAEDWAQLFMDAGAKFAGPCSQHHDGFAMWDSEVNPWNSVDKGPHKDITGLMAKAIKDRNMKFISTFHHARNLQRHGGDPDKFDTYHSHFAHVPGTATASTDKEIAKMYGNIPAGEFNEYWFAQLKEVIDQYSPDIIWFDVWLRMIPLEYRQKFAAYYLNEAKKKNQDVIIAYKQAALPKSVGVLDIEQGGKKDLSESVWLTDITLSNKSWSYIEGQTYKTPKMVVRNMIDVWSKNGVVLLNVSPTADGVINQEQRSTLKRIGEWMKKYAEAVYETRPYLIKGFGNSKVEEGKHGGQSATQKYTAKDARFLQSKDGKFLYLFVLGEPKPGSVISTKELGVHKYYPEAGIKKITLMGSDTECKWGFGDINFELTVPDAEMDDIANVFRMELN
- a CDS encoding endonuclease/exonuclease/phosphatase family protein, with translation MNKSHKYIAFAFSALLITSCHFFHSTEKIPSVPLLYFDFNGDNTSSGIEPFRIYGNQEMSYDRGLKDSCLDLTQTSFHRKPIVIETKGEFIPQQQNAFSVMVWVKMQEDDHEVYGIIGNKSIGIATERGWAVSTTVTGAWQLDVSDGFQLHKFTATPVRQRINDGKWHQLGFMMDKNEQVARTYFDGKLVGVLSLDGIQGFDADYNLHIGCNAGSVDYTMDTFNGMIDEVGIWSQKLTDEQFAEAYSFIKKERLGMPDEAGDFIKVMTWNIWNGGRQQGKTVGLDKIAGCIRENGADIIALQEEFGSGEYLADKLDFYFYRRSRNLCLLSRYPLGKSFNIFKAINAGGIEVLLSENKHLVVCPVWLSFKPNIKGLLMNESISTDTILHLENSTRGNEVRFILSELGQLNNEFNSSPLILAGDFNSGSHLDWTESNKQNKFNKVLPFPSTQKMEQEGFIDAFREMWPDESAVLGNTYSPIFKEGYSDRIDFIFYKGARLKATGAAVIDSTTALFPSDHAAVIVTFQLP
- a CDS encoding acyl-CoA thioesterase, which codes for MKIFTQPINIRFFDIDMNHHVNNSVYFTYMENARTELLMDEFLGCKEQGLTFVISETSCKYKNPMRLGDRVICEMVFTLKRPVQFEVTYTFKNKDSNQVYAVGYTLVVMINEAKNRPVPIPQEFIDLYVNT
- a CDS encoding FecR family protein, which encodes MRDKAIMMNDKLHINWDLAAKVYSGEASQDEVRDFEKWMEEGSHRNEWRQISDNLHMVDHTLVGNSVDLHKAWDDVRAKTLGKQKRYVHLVYAAYGAAVACVIALLILFVNPFSNDVGNSKLITAKSDEAIEIISLNDGSVIDLNRNSSIEYLQSFGKDDRSVSLYGEAFFHVAADTTRPFVIHTSQIQIKVVGTSFNVKAFADALYTEVSVNSGEVEVSSLLNVNNQVVLRAGDRAVFNVKDHSLVKMQVDNDNYMAWKTKKFVFKRDKLAEAIVLIEEVYDVTIEIPEGLDVENHVISSTFDRYDIAHVMDVLNELYGVDFHYHKN